The Daucus carota subsp. sativus chromosome 2, DH1 v3.0, whole genome shotgun sequence genome includes a window with the following:
- the LOC108206093 gene encoding transcription factor MYC3 — protein sequence MEDLISSSSSSSFLCHGGASPTIQQRLQFIMQSRPEWWMYYIFWQTSKDSSTDRLVLSWGDGHFRGNKDFMLKAANSNIGLGPQDQPQQPQQPHPKFGFELERRKVAKGIQSLFTDSLPGIDGVVEADFPDSEWFFMVSVTRSFAAGEDNTVGRAFSSGSYVWLAGDHELQFQNCDRAKEAYLHGIKTLVCISTPCGIIELGSSYVIKEDWGLIHLAKSLFSPDNNGTTNIMPISNMSSPSAIAHAPPQNPTRSLSFFDINAVSGDQNRTSGDEDGNVKPEKKLTKVGRSSSDSENSDFESTLAPDSSMNTRMKKRGRKAATSGRELAQNHVEAERLRREKLNHRFYALRSVVPNVSRMDKASLLADAVTYINELKSKVEDLEVKLREEMKKSKCITDVVYDTQSTSTNVYHTARSSMSYGPVNMEVDVKILGSQAMIRVQSPDVNYPAARLMDALRLLEFRIHHASVSSVKEIMLQDVVIKVPDGLTSEDALKTVLLRTLQM from the coding sequence ATGGAAGACCTCATCTCTTCCTCCTCATCGTCTTCGTTTCTTTGTCACGGcggagcatctccaaccatccaACAACGACTTCAATTCATCATGCAAAGCCGCCCTGAGTGGTGGATGTACTACATCTTTTGGCAAACTTCGAAAGACAGTTCCACTGATCGCCTTGTTCTTTCGTGGGGCGATGGCCACTTTCGAGGCAATAAAGATTTTATGCTCAAGGCTGCGAATAGCAATATTGGACTCGGACCGCAAGATCAGCCTCAGCAGCCTCAGCAGCCGCATCCTAAGTTTGGGTTCGAGTTGGAGAGGAGGAAAGTTGCTAAAGGGATTCAATCACTCTTTACCGATAGCCTGCCAGGCATCGACGGGGTCGTTGAAGCTGATTTCCCTGATTCCGAGTGGTTCTTTATGGTATCGGTGACTAGATCTTTTGCTGCTGGAGAAGATAATACTGTTGGCCGGGCTTTTAGTTCGGGTTCGTACGTCTGGTTGGCTGGTGATCATGAGCTTCAGTTTCAGAACTGCGATCGTGCTAAAGAAGCGTATCTTCATGGAATCAAAACACTTGTTTGTATCTCAACTCCATGTGGTATTATTGAGTTGGGCTCATCGTATGTGATAAAGGAAGACTGGGGTTTAATTCACTTGGCCAAATCTCTCTTTAGCCCTGATAACAACGGTACTACTAATATTATGCCTATAAGCAACATGAGTAGCCCTAGTGCAATTGCTCACGCCCCTCCTCAGAATCCTACTCGAAGTCTTTCCTTTTTTGATATTAACGCTGTTTCAGGAGATCAGAATAGGACTTCAGGAGACGAGGATGGGAACGTAAAGCCCGAAAAGAAACTTACCAAAGTGGGAAGATCATCTTCCGATTCTGAGAATTCTGATTTCGAGAGCACTCTTGCTCCTGATTCTAGTATGAACACGAGGATGAAGAAAAGAGGAAGGAAGGCAGCCACGTCCGGGCGAGAGTTAGCACAGAACCATGTAGAGGCTGAGAGACTCCGTAGGGAGAAGCTCAATCACCGATTCTATGCTCTCCGAAGCGTGGTTCCTAATGTGTCAAGAATGGACAAGGCTTCTTTACTTGCGGATGCAGTCACATACATCAATGAACTCAAATCAAAAGTGGAGGATTTGGAGGTTAAACTCCGCGAAGAAATGAAGAAGTCAAAATGTATCACCGATGTAGTGTATGATACTCAGAGCACCTCTACAAACGTGTATCACACTGCTAGGTCATCCATGAGTTATGGACCTGTGAACATGGAAGTGGATGTCAAAATTCTAGGGTCACAAGCTATGATACGCGTACAAAGTCCTGATGTGAATTATCCGGCTGCAAGACTGATGGACGCTCTTAGATTGCTAGAGTTCCGAATTCATCATGCAAGTGTGTCAAGTGTCAAGGAAATCATGCTTCAAGATGTTGTCATCAAGGTTCCTGATGGACTGACAAGCGAGGACGCCCTCAAAACCGTGCTGCTGAGAACACTGCAGATGTGA
- the LOC108206960 gene encoding transcription factor MYC2, whose product MEDLISSSSSSSFLCHGGASPTIQQRLQFIMQSRPEWWMYYIFWQTSKDNSTDRLVLSWGDGHFRGNKDFMLKAANSNIGLGPQDQPQQPHPKFGFELERRKVAKGIQSLFTDSLPGIDGVVEADFPDSEWFFMVSVTRSFAAGEDNTVGQAYSSGSYVWLAGDHELQFQNCDRAKEAYLHGIKTLVCISTPYGIIELGSSYVIKEDWGLIHLAKSLCSPDNNGTNNMPISNMSSPGAIAYAPPQNSTRSLSFFDINAVSGDEEGNVKPEKKLTKGGRSSSDSGNSDFESTLAPDSSMTTRMKKRGRNGAMSGRDLAQNHVEAERLRREKLNHRFYALRSVVPNVSRMDKASLLADAVTYINELKSKVEDLDGKLRQEMKKSKCITDVLYDTQSTCTNVYHTARSSVTYGPVNMEVDVKILGSQAMIRVQSPDVNYPAARLMDALRLLEFRIHHASVSSVKEIMLQDVVIKVPDGLTSEDALKTMLLSTLQM is encoded by the coding sequence ATGGAAGACCTCATCTCTTCTTCCTCATCGTCTTCGTTTCTTTGTCACGGcggagcatctccaaccatccaACAACGACTTCAATTCATCATGCAGAGCCGCCCTGAGTGGTGGATGTACTACATCTTTTGGCAAACTTCGAAAGATAATTCCACTGATCGCCTTGTTCTTTCGTGGGGCGATGGTCACTTCCGAGGCAATAAAGATTTTATGCTCAAGGCTGCCAACAGCAATATTGGACTTGGACCGCAAGATCAGCCACAGCAGCCGCATCCTAAATTTGGGTTCGAGTTGGAGAGGAGGAAAGTTGCTAAGGGGATTCAATCACTCTTTACTGATAGCCTGCCAGGCATCGACGGTGTTGTTGAAGCTGATTTCCCTGATTCTGAGTGGTTCTTTATGGTATCGGTGACTAGATCGTTTGCTGCTGGAGAAGATAATACTGTTGGCCAGGCTTACAGTTCGGGTTCCTACGTTTGGTTGGCTGGTGATCACGAGCTTCAGTTTCAGAACTGCGATCGTGCTAAAGAAGCTTATCTTCATGGAATTAAAACACTTGTttgtatttcaactccataTGGTATTATCGAGTTGGGTTCATCCTATGTGATAAAGGAAGACTGGGGTCTAATTCACTTGGCCAAGTCTCTATGTAGCCCTGATAACAACGGTACTAATAATATGCCTATAAGCAACATGAGTAGCCCTGGTGCAATTGCTTACGCTCCTCCTCAGAATAGTACTCGAAGTCTTTCCTTTTTTGATATTAACGCTGTTTCGGGAGACGAGGAAGGGAACGTAAAGCCCGAAAAGAAACTTACGAAAGGTGGAAGATCATCTTCCGATTCTGGGAATTCTGATTTTGAGAGCACTCTTGCTCCGGATTCTAGTATGACAACAAGGATGAAGAAGAGAGGAAGGAATGGAGCAATGTCCGGACGAGACTTAGCACAGAACCATGTAGAGGCTGAGAGGCTCCGTAGGGAGAAGCTGAATCACCGATTCTACGCTCTCCGAAGCGTGGTTCCCAATGTGTCAAGAATGGACAAGGCGTCTTTACTTGCGGATGCAGTCACATACATCAACGAACTAAAATCAAAAGTGGAAGATTTGGACGGAAAGCTACGTCAAGAGATGAAGAAGTCGAAATGTATCACGGATGTACTGTATGATACTCAGAGCACATGTACCAACGTATATCACACTGCTAGGTCATCCGTGACTTATGGACCTGTGAACATGGAAGTGGATGTCAAAATTCTAGGGTCACAAGCGATGATACGCGTACAAAGTCCCGACGTGAATTATCCGGCTGCAAGACTGATGGATGCGCTTCGATTGCTAGAGTTCCGAATTCATCATGCAAGTGTATCAAGCGTCAAGGAAATCATGCTTCAAGATGTTGTAATAAAGGTTCCTGATGGACTGACAAGCGAGGACGCCCTCAAAACCATGTTGCTAAGCACACTGCAGATGTGA